The sequence AACCTTATTGAAAATTGACCGGAAAACCTTATACAACAAAATGAAGTTGTATAAAATTTTAACAGGTAACGAAGAGGAATAAATTTAATTTAGCGCGAGTGTTCTTGATTCAGCTTCCAAGGCTGCAAATACATCTTTACTAACCTCTTCTATTTTATAGTAATGTTGCAATAAAACATTGTTTTGCGCTTCTTGCACAATTTCCATTTCCTTTAATTCAGGTATTATTGACATTACATGAAAGTGATTATAAGATGGCAGCATTTTATGCGCGGTATTTCGAATAACATGCAAATCGTGTTTTTCAACCGCATCCTTTAGTGTAAATAAATTTAGTGAATTATTTTGAATAAACGAGTCAATGATGGCAACCAGTATAGCATTATCATTGTCTGCAAATTTTCTAATTTCATTTAAATTATACGATGACGATTCCATTTGCGTGTTATTTATATTTTCTGTTACCGTAACGGCATCGGTTTTGTTGTTTTTATCACCAATTACAACCGGTGAATGCTTTGAAATCATCTCTAATAATGATTTCTCTTTATATGGTTTTAACAGGATATCGTTAAATCCGCTTTGTTTAATTTTAATTACATCATTTTGCATCACGTTTGCAGTCAGCGCAATAAGTGGCACCTGCAAATAACGCTCGCGTATTTTATTGGCCAGCATATAACCATCAACCTCCGGCATGTGCAAATCGGCAAGCACCAGATCGAAATTTTGTAAATCGATTTTTTCCAAGGCAACTCTTCCGTTTTCAGCAACAGTAATAACTGCACCATATTTCTTCAAAATCACTTCTGCAAGCATCAGGTTGAATGGTTCGTCATCAACTACAAGTATTTCCAAACCGTGCAAATTGACATTGAGTTGGCTATCCTGAATAATGCTTTTAATTGATTTTTCATCTGCAATTGGCAACGGCAGGTGAATGGTAAAAATACTACCTTTATTCACTTCACTTTTAACTGCAATATCTCCGCCAAGTAATTGCGCTAACTTTTTAGAAATACTTAAACCCAATCCGGTGCCACCATATTTTTTTGTAATGGTATTTTCACCCTGTTCAAAACTTTCAAATATTTTATCCAGTTTATCCTGCGCAATACCAATTCCTGTGTCAGCAACGGCGAGATAGTAGTGAATAATATTTTTTTGCTTTTTACCGATGCATGTAATTTCAATTTTACCCGATTCGGTAAATTTTATAGCATTACCGGCAATATTGTATAAAATCTGTTTTATCCGAAACGGATCGCCAATTATGTATTCATCTGTAAAATCACCGCATTTGATACTAAATTCCAGACTTTTTTCTTTTGCTTTTATTTCTAATATCGACGATACTTCATCAATTGCCTCTTTAATTTTAAAAGGTTGTTCATCCACTGCCAATTTCCCTGCTTCTATTTTTGACAAATCCAAAATATCATTTACTGTATTTAATAAATGTGCCCCGGCGTTACTAACTGCTTTGATATATTTTTTTTGAGAAGGCTGAAGGGGAGTGCTTTCCATTTGTTCGGAAAATCCAATAATGGCATTTAATGGCGTTCTTATTTCGTGGCTCATATTTGCCAGAAATTCTTCTTTGGCTTTTGCCAGATATTCTGCTCTGTTGCGAGCTACAATTAATGCTTGTTTGTATCGGTTACTTCTGTTTATATCTACTAAAATCACCCCCATAAAAATTAAACCGGTAAGGAGGGCAACTGAGGCAATTCCCAACATCGTTTGAGATGACTTTTTTGCATTATTATTTGCAGCAATTAATTGGGCTTGATTTTTTGTAACCTGTTCCTGTTTGATACGGTCAATTAATTCGTTAATTTTTTTAATAATGATTTTATCACTGGCTAAAATTTCAAGTTCTTTAATCGTTAATGTTGTGTTGTATTGTTTTTGTTCGCGTTCAATCTCTTTTAAAGCCTCACGAACATCTTCAACATTTACTGAAGGATTATTTGCAATTTCAAACTGCAACGAAGAGGTAGAGCCTTTTTGTTGCGTAGTGTCCGACAATTCTACAATAGTAGCAGATGTTGTTGTGGTTTGCTGATTTTTATTTTTCCCAGAAAACAAATTTTTTAAAAAACCTTCATCTTTAGCCTTGGTTTTATCTTTATCTTTTTTTGAAGATTCTGTTGTAACAGATTGCTGTTTAAGTGCGGGTTGTTTTAAATCGTCCGGTTTCGTTTCTATTTTATTTGAAATCGTAATTTGACCTGTTTCGTTTGAGATATTGGATGATATTTTTTTTAAAGCTTTGCTGTTTAATCGTTCATACTCACTGGACTGTTTAAAAATGACCAGTGAATACATAAGATCAGCCTTGTCCTGAAAATAATCGCCAAGTGTGTCCAAAGCCTCCTCGCTGGATACAAAATTGCCATCCTGTTTAAGGTCTTCCAGTTCCACACTAATGTTTTCCATCATTTCAAGGTAACTCTGCAGCGATCCATTATCATTTGTCATGATGAAGTTCCGCATATTGCCATCGGCCTCATGCATGCTGTTTATCAAATCTTGTAACTCTTCCGTGGAATTATTTGGTGAGGATAATGTTTCAACCGAGCCTAGTAGTTTATTGAAATTTTGATAAGCAAACCAGGCCGCAAACCCAATAAGTGCGCTGGATAGGATAAACCCTACAATCAATTTCCACGCTAAACCTGTAGATGGCGCCTTTTCACTCATATTCTTGCGTTTAAAGTTACGTTTTTTTAGTAAAAACAGTAGTTTTGGAACTTATAGGTAAATAAAATGTTTCTATAACATTAAATTAACATTGACTTACTATTCAATTAATACCCTGTATTTAGCTTTACATCAAAATTGAGTATGAACAACGATAAAATTAAGATATTGATTGTGGATGACGAGCCGGATATCCTTGAGGTGATAGAATACAACCTTTTAAAAGAAGATTATCAGGTGGTGCGGGCTGCTAATGGTAAAATTGCCATTGAAAAAGCAATTGCTGAAAAACCGAACCTCGTGTTGCTGGACATCATGATGCCCGAACTGGATGGCATTGAAGTTTGCCGGGAATTGCGCAGTATGCGGGAGTTTGACAACACGCTGATAGCATTTTTAACCGCCAGAAACGAAGATTTTACTCAAGTGCAGGGTTTTGATGTTGGGGCAGATGATTATATCACTAAACCTATTAAACCACGTATCTTATTATCAAGAATAAAAGCTTTATTACGTCGCACTGCTGTTTCTGAACCACAAAGTGAAGCAGTTACCTATGGCGATTTAAGTATTGATGAAGAAAAATTCCTGGTTTATGTTAAGGGAGAACCTATTTCATTAGCCAAAAAAGAATTTGAATTAATTCAACTACTGGCATCTAAACCCGGTAAGGTGTTTACCCGTCAGGAAATTTTTAATAAAATTTGGGGTATGGATGTAATTGTCGGAGATAGAACCATTGACGTACATATTCGC comes from Bacteroidota bacterium and encodes:
- a CDS encoding response regulator transcription factor; the protein is MNNDKIKILIVDDEPDILEVIEYNLLKEDYQVVRAANGKIAIEKAIAEKPNLVLLDIMMPELDGIEVCRELRSMREFDNTLIAFLTARNEDFTQVQGFDVGADDYITKPIKPRILLSRIKALLRRTAVSEPQSEAVTYGDLSIDEEKFLVYVKGEPISLAKKEFELIQLLASKPGKVFTRQEIFNKIWGMDVIVGDRTIDVHIRKIREKIGEDFIKTIKGIGYKFDH
- a CDS encoding response regulator, whose product is MSEKAPSTGLAWKLIVGFILSSALIGFAAWFAYQNFNKLLGSVETLSSPNNSTEELQDLINSMHEADGNMRNFIMTNDNGSLQSYLEMMENISVELEDLKQDGNFVSSEEALDTLGDYFQDKADLMYSLVIFKQSSEYERLNSKALKKISSNISNETGQITISNKIETKPDDLKQPALKQQSVTTESSKKDKDKTKAKDEGFLKNLFSGKNKNQQTTTTSATIVELSDTTQQKGSTSSLQFEIANNPSVNVEDVREALKEIEREQKQYNTTLTIKELEILASDKIIIKKINELIDRIKQEQVTKNQAQLIAANNNAKKSSQTMLGIASVALLTGLIFMGVILVDINRSNRYKQALIVARNRAEYLAKAKEEFLANMSHEIRTPLNAIIGFSEQMESTPLQPSQKKYIKAVSNAGAHLLNTVNDILDLSKIEAGKLAVDEQPFKIKEAIDEVSSILEIKAKEKSLEFSIKCGDFTDEYIIGDPFRIKQILYNIAGNAIKFTESGKIEITCIGKKQKNIIHYYLAVADTGIGIAQDKLDKIFESFEQGENTITKKYGGTGLGLSISKKLAQLLGGDIAVKSEVNKGSIFTIHLPLPIADEKSIKSIIQDSQLNVNLHGLEILVVDDEPFNLMLAEVILKKYGAVITVAENGRVALEKIDLQNFDLVLADLHMPEVDGYMLANKIRERYLQVPLIALTANVMQNDVIKIKQSGFNDILLKPYKEKSLLEMISKHSPVVIGDKNNKTDAVTVTENINNTQMESSSYNLNEIRKFADNDNAILVAIIDSFIQNNSLNLFTLKDAVEKHDLHVIRNTAHKMLPSYNHFHVMSIIPELKEMEIVQEAQNNVLLQHYYKIEEVSKDVFAALEAESRTLALN